The DNA window ATGACCGCGATGACCGCGGCACAGGTTCTCGGCGCGGTTCCGATCGCCGCCGCGGGCCGGCGGTTCTCCGTGTCCGCGTACGCCCGCGTCCTCGTCGCGTTCCGCTCGCTCGCCTTCGCCGGCCTGGCGATCGCGATCGTCGGCGGTGCGCCCGTTCCGGCCCTGGTCGCGATCGCGAGCCTCGCCGGGCTCGTCAACGGGGCGATCTTCGGCGTCCTCCGGTCGATCCTGAACGACCTGGTGACGGCGAACAAGCTCCCGCGCGCCCTCGGCATCACGGCGACGGCGAACGAGCTCGTCTTCGTGACCGGGCCGATCCTCGCCTCGACGATCGGCGGGATGTCGGTCATCGCCGCGGTCGCGATCATGGCCGTCACCAGCGCGCTGCCGTTGGTCGTCCTCCCCCGCATCGCGAAGCGCACGCCGACGCCCGCGGTGGCCCAGGTACGGCCGAAGTCGATCCGCCTCGGCGTGCTCGTCTGGTTGCTCGCGGCGGGTAGCGCCGGCGCCTGCGTCGCCTCCGTCGAGATCGGCGCCCTGGCCCTCGCCCTGCGCCACGACCTCGCGCCCAGTGCCGCGTTCTACTTCACTGTTCCGCTGTGCATCGGCTCCGTACTCGGCGGCGTCTGGGTGAGCATCCGCAACCGCCGCCCACGGGGGCGGTTCGTCGTGGGGATGATGCTGGTGACCGGTGCCGGCGCCGTCACGGTCGCCTGGGGCGGGTGGCTCGCCGCCGCGATCGCCGGCGCCGTCCTGATCGGCCTGTGCCTCGCCCCGCTGGGAACGTCGTTCTCGCTGTCTCTCGACGACGTCCTCCACGCCGAACGGCGCGCCGAAGGGTTCGCACTCCTCCAGACGTCCAAGGCCATCGGCGTCATCGTCGCCTCCTCGGTCATCGCGTTCGCCTCACTCGAAGCCGCGCTCCTCACGACCGCGTCTCTCACCCTCGTGGCGGCGATCGTCGTCGCCCTGCACGGCCGGCAACGGCCGCCCGGCTCGGATGGAGCCGCTCGGCTGCAGGCTGCACAATCGTCGGATGGGGCATTCGGTCGGTAGGAGAACTCTGCTCGGGTCGGCGCTGCTCACCCCCGCTCTCGTGGGATGCACGGACCGGGCCGCGGCACCCGCCATCGGGTCGGCCTGGAGCCGCTGACTCGGAAATGCGTGTATAAGAAGCAGATGGACTTCGGGGTGTTGGGGCCGGTCCAAGTACGGGTGGGAGATCAACTCCTGGGGGCCGGAAGCGGGCGGGAACGCTTCGTTCTCGCGATGTTGCTGCTCAGTGCGAACCGAGTGACGGATCCGGACGTACTCGTCGACGCGCTCTGGGTGCGGCCACCGCGGTCGGCGAGAGCCCAGCTGTACAACCTGATCTCGAACTGGCGGCAACGGCTCGGCCCTCATCACGTCGGACCCGAGGAGCTCATCGAGACCCGTCCCGGCGGCTACGTGTTCCGACTTGGTCCACACCAGTTGGATCTCGACGCCTTCCGCAAGGCGGTCGCCGAGGGACGAGCCGAGGCGGAGAAGGGACGGCACGACGTCGCCCTCGTCACGTTGAAGAACGCGCTCGACCTGTGGCGCGGACGCGCGCTCGCCGACGTACCGGACGAGTTGCTCGCCGATCGGCGCCGGCTGCTCGAGGACGAACGACTGGCAGCGACCGAGCTGCGCATCGAGTCCGAGCTCGCGGTGGGCCGCTTTCACGATGCCCTGCGAGAGCTTCCCGCGCTGATCGACGAACATCCCTACCGCGAGCAGCTGTACGCGGCGCACATGCGCGCGCTGGCAGGGATCGGGAGCCGTGGTGACGCACTGGCCACGTACCAACGACTGCACCGTACGCTCACCGACGACCTCGGCGTGGTGCCTGGCCCGCAGCTGCAGGCACTTCAGCAGCTCATCCTTCGGGGTGAGGATCCCCTTGTCCCACAGGCGATTCCCACACCTGTCGTGCCTCGTCAACTGCCGCCGGTCACCGCCCGCCTCACCGGCCGGGACAAGACGTTCGGCGAGATCTGCGCCACCCTGCAGCGCACCGACGGTACGCCGCCAGCCGTCCTGCTCACCGGCCCGGGTGGCATCGGCAAGTCGGCGCTCGCGGTCGCGGCTGGCCACGAGCTGACCTCGACGTTCCCGGACGGTCAGCTCCATGCGGATCTGCGCGGTGCCCAGCCGACGCCGACCGATCCGCACGCCGTTCTGGGACGTTTCCTCCGTGCGCTCGGCGTCGACGGCAGGGCCGTTCCCGACGACCGCGACGAACGGATCGCGCGCTACCGCACGGAGCTCGCGGACCGCCGCATGCTCGTCGTGCTGGACGATGCGGCCAGCGAGGAGCAGATCCGTCCGCTCGTGCCGGGAACGCCGCGCGCCGGTGTCGTGATCACCTCTCGTCACCAGCTCCGCGCGCTCGTCGGGATCGAGCGTTGGACCGTTCAAGTCCTCGCGTCGGCGGATGCCGTGGAGCTGTTGGCCAACGTCGTCGGCGGTGAACGCATCGCGAGCGATCCGTCCGCGGCGGCGGAGATCGTCCGTCTCTGCGGCCAGCTGCCGTTGGCGGTGTCGATCGCCGCCGCCCGACTGGCGGGCCGGCCGGACTGGACGCTGGCCGAGCTCGCTCGCCGGCTGGACGAGCATCGCGAACGGTTGGACGAGCTCACGGCCGGCGATCTCGATGTGCGCGGCAGTATCGCGTTGAGCTATCAGCAGCTCGACGGACCGCAGCGCGAGCTCTTCCGGCGGCTCGGTCTGGTTACGGCACCGAGCTGGCCGGGGTGGGTCGCTTCCGAACTCTGCGGCGGACAAGCAGATCAGCTCGTCGATCAGCTCCTGCAGGCTCATCTCGTCGAGCCGCTCGGCTGCGATGCCGTCGGTCAGCACCGGTTCCGGATGCACGATCTCGTGGCCGACTTCGCGCGCGAACGTGCCCACGTGGAAGAGGAATCAGCAGTCCGAGCCGAGGCTCAGACCCGCGTCCTGTCGGGCTGGCTCGCCCGCTCGACGGAGGCCGACGCCAGCGTCAACCAGAAGTTGACGTCGAGCCGGTCAGGCACGGCTTGGTTCGAGGCCGAACGAGCGAGCCTGGTCGCTGCCGTCCACCTTGCCAGCGAGGTCGGCGCGGGGACGCTCGCCGCGGACCTCGCGCTCCGCTGCGCGAGCTTCCTCGCGCTTCGTTCCTACAACGCCGATTGGGAAGACACGTTGCGTACGGCGACAGAGGCCGTGCGAGACCAGGGCCTCGATCACCTGTTGCTCGAGCTGCTCGACGCCTCCTGCGTCGTCAACCGGCAGCTCGCACGCAACGAGAACGTCATCGCCCTCGCGACCGAACAACTTGGTCTGGCCCACGAGCTGAACGACAGCGACGCGGAGCTCGCGGCACTGGGCAACGCCGGCTGGGCCGCGCGCCACCTCGGTCAGATCGACCAGGCGACCGCCTGGCTGGAGCAAGCGGTCGACGCCTGCACGCCGCAGATGCCGAACCGGATGGCGAGCAGGGCGTTCACCGGGCTGGCGATGTTGTACCGCGACGTCGAACGGATCGCCGAGGCGTTGCCGTTGACCGAACGGGCGTTGGAGCTCGAACGCCTCGAGGGCAATCCGCGGATCGTGACGATCTGCCTGCAGAACTACGGATGGACGCTCTACGAGCTCGGTCGGCTCGAGGAGGCGGAGCAGGCGGCAGCCGAGGCGATGTCGCTCGCCACCGAGATCAACGACGAGCAGTCGAGCGCGAGGAACGAGTCCCTGCTCGCGGACCTGCAGGTCATGCGCGGCAACTACGCGGTCGCGCGGGAGCTGCTCGAACGTTCCGCGAGCACGGCTCAACGGTTGGGCGACAAACTCCTCGAGGCCGAACAGCTGATCTCGCTCGCGCACCTGGCGGCGGCGCAGGACAGGCCTCGCGATGCCGTAG is part of the Tenggerimyces flavus genome and encodes:
- a CDS encoding MFS transporter — its product is MGGFARWITSNLGSAIPQSMAPITYGLATLAHGDAKGGALMMTAMTAAQVLGAVPIAAAGRRFSVSAYARVLVAFRSLAFAGLAIAIVGGAPVPALVAIASLAGLVNGAIFGVLRSILNDLVTANKLPRALGITATANELVFVTGPILASTIGGMSVIAAVAIMAVTSALPLVVLPRIAKRTPTPAVAQVRPKSIRLGVLVWLLAAGSAGACVASVEIGALALALRHDLAPSAAFYFTVPLCIGSVLGGVWVSIRNRRPRGRFVVGMMLVTGAGAVTVAWGGWLAAAIAGAVLIGLCLAPLGTSFSLSLDDVLHAERRAEGFALLQTSKAIGVIVASSVIAFASLEAALLTTASLTLVAAIVVALHGRQRPPGSDGAARLQAAQSSDGAFGR
- a CDS encoding AfsR/SARP family transcriptional regulator, coding for MLLLSANRVTDPDVLVDALWVRPPRSARAQLYNLISNWRQRLGPHHVGPEELIETRPGGYVFRLGPHQLDLDAFRKAVAEGRAEAEKGRHDVALVTLKNALDLWRGRALADVPDELLADRRRLLEDERLAATELRIESELAVGRFHDALRELPALIDEHPYREQLYAAHMRALAGIGSRGDALATYQRLHRTLTDDLGVVPGPQLQALQQLILRGEDPLVPQAIPTPVVPRQLPPVTARLTGRDKTFGEICATLQRTDGTPPAVLLTGPGGIGKSALAVAAGHELTSTFPDGQLHADLRGAQPTPTDPHAVLGRFLRALGVDGRAVPDDRDERIARYRTELADRRMLVVLDDAASEEQIRPLVPGTPRAGVVITSRHQLRALVGIERWTVQVLASADAVELLANVVGGERIASDPSAAAEIVRLCGQLPLAVSIAAARLAGRPDWTLAELARRLDEHRERLDELTAGDLDVRGSIALSYQQLDGPQRELFRRLGLVTAPSWPGWVASELCGGQADQLVDQLLQAHLVEPLGCDAVGQHRFRMHDLVADFARERAHVEEESAVRAEAQTRVLSGWLARSTEADASVNQKLTSSRSGTAWFEAERASLVAAVHLASEVGAGTLAADLALRCASFLALRSYNADWEDTLRTATEAVRDQGLDHLLLELLDASCVVNRQLARNENVIALATEQLGLAHELNDSDAELAALGNAGWAARHLGQIDQATAWLEQAVDACTPQMPNRMASRAFTGLAMLYRDVERIAEALPLTERALELERLEGNPRIVTICLQNYGWTLYELGRLEEAEQAAAEAMSLATEINDEQSSARNESLLADLQVMRGNYAVARELLERSASTAQRLGDKLLEAEQLISLAHLAAAQDRPRDAVGPLLASLDIWRELDLPMQEARIHARLDLTYAAAGRTALGERHGRAWRSILAEHGLDVRCLRLAVGRAWPGSERITAGG